In a genomic window of Sporosarcina trichiuri:
- the nrdR gene encoding transcriptional regulator NrdR, with amino-acid sequence MKCPACHYNGTRVVDSRPAEENSSIRRRRECEKCSYRFTTFEKVEEAPLIVVKKEGTREEFTGEKLLRGLVRACEKRPVPLEDLQNIVLSIEQELKSRGISEIASHDVGEMVMERLAAVDEVAYVRFSSVYRDYQNITMFIEELKNLQQGPLREKSGPLDESN; translated from the coding sequence ATGAAATGTCCAGCCTGCCACTACAACGGGACGCGTGTCGTCGATTCAAGGCCAGCCGAAGAGAATAGCTCGATCCGCAGACGCCGTGAATGCGAAAAGTGCAGCTACCGGTTCACAACATTTGAAAAAGTGGAGGAAGCCCCTCTTATCGTCGTAAAGAAGGAAGGGACCCGCGAAGAATTCACAGGTGAGAAACTGCTCCGCGGCCTGGTCCGTGCCTGTGAAAAACGGCCGGTGCCCCTGGAAGACCTGCAGAATATCGTCCTCTCGATCGAACAGGAACTGAAAAGCCGCGGCATTTCCGAAATCGCTTCACATGATGTCGGAGAGATGGTGATGGAGCGGCTTGCGGCTGTCGATGAAGTCGCCTACGTCCGTTTTTCGTCCGTCTACCGGGATTACCAGAACATCACGATGTTCATCGAGGAATTGAAGAATCTGCAGCAAGGGCCGCTCCGCGAAAAGTCCGGTCCCCTCGATGAGTCCAACTAG
- the rpmI gene encoding 50S ribosomal protein L35: MPKMKTHRGSAKRFKKTGTGKVKRGRAYTSHLFANKSTKAKRHLRKGALISSGDYKRIREMITYMK; encoded by the coding sequence ATGCCAAAAATGAAAACTCACCGCGGATCCGCGAAACGTTTCAAGAAAACAGGAACTGGTAAAGTGAAGCGCGGCCGCGCGTACACAAGCCACCTTTTTGCCAACAAGTCGACAAAAGCAAAGCGTCACTTGCGTAAAGGCGCCCTCATTTCATCCGGAGACTACAAGCGTATCCGTGAAATGATCACGTACATGAAGTAA
- a CDS encoding helix-turn-helix domain-containing protein: MNEWSKEAFGIRLKELREQRGLSMMAFGAAIGTSASRIKDWEKGKNAPSAAWVAKISERFNISTDELILGDSKKSPAFNQSNSASAEPLYERLRETLTVDGFADEQSDEMTALYEQLDADNKARYRSGKGRRLAEREMLHLLTKLPKKDVLELLELAKLKCRLQKPAGN; encoded by the coding sequence GTGAACGAGTGGAGCAAGGAAGCGTTTGGAATCAGGTTGAAGGAACTAAGAGAACAGCGGGGCCTCTCCATGATGGCCTTCGGTGCGGCCATCGGCACATCGGCGAGCCGCATCAAAGACTGGGAAAAAGGGAAAAACGCGCCGTCTGCAGCCTGGGTTGCAAAAATTTCGGAACGTTTCAACATCTCAACAGATGAGCTGATTTTAGGGGATTCGAAGAAGTCTCCTGCTTTCAATCAGTCGAACAGTGCCAGTGCAGAGCCTCTCTATGAGCGTCTCCGCGAGACATTGACCGTTGACGGATTTGCGGACGAGCAGAGCGACGAGATGACTGCATTGTACGAACAGCTGGACGCCGATAACAAAGCGCGGTACCGGAGCGGGAAAGGCCGCCGTCTTGCAGAACGTGAAATGCTGCACCTGCTGACGAAGCTGCCGAAAAAAGATGTCCTGGAACTGCTGGAACTGGCAAAGCTGAAATGCCGCCTGCAGAAGCCGGCCGGGAACTGA
- a CDS encoding glyceraldehyde-3-phosphate dehydrogenase: MTTSVAINGFGRIGRMVFRQLITEDEVTAIAINALYPPETLAHLIKYDTTHGTFDGDIEIADSALIVNGKRVELVAERDPSKLPWKQLGVDIVIEATGVFNARDKAALHLDAGAKKVILSAPGKNEDITIVMGVNDEKLDIAKHDVISNASCTTNCLAPVVKVLNDEFGIENGLMTTVHAYTNDQKNLDNPHKDLRRARSCGQSIIPTSTGAAKALSLVLPELEGKIHGMALRVPTPNVSLVDLVVDLKEDVTAEQVNEAFKKASGSSMNGILGFTMEPLVSIDFNNTTDSAIIDGLSTMVIGDRKVKVLAWYDNEWGYSARVVDLTKKVAKELRAGVSA, from the coding sequence ATGACCACATCAGTAGCGATTAATGGATTCGGCCGCATCGGCCGCATGGTATTCCGGCAGTTGATCACAGAGGACGAAGTGACTGCCATCGCCATAAACGCCTTATATCCGCCGGAAACGCTGGCACATCTGATTAAGTATGACACAACTCACGGAACGTTTGACGGCGACATCGAAATTGCGGACAGCGCGCTCATCGTCAACGGAAAGCGTGTCGAGCTCGTCGCAGAACGTGACCCATCCAAACTCCCTTGGAAACAGCTCGGCGTCGACATCGTCATTGAAGCGACTGGTGTCTTCAATGCACGTGACAAAGCCGCCCTCCATTTGGATGCCGGCGCGAAGAAAGTCATCCTGTCAGCTCCCGGGAAAAACGAAGACATCACGATCGTGATGGGCGTGAATGATGAGAAACTCGATATTGCAAAGCATGACGTCATCTCGAATGCCAGCTGCACGACGAACTGCCTGGCGCCTGTCGTCAAAGTGCTGAACGACGAATTCGGCATCGAGAATGGCCTGATGACGACCGTCCATGCCTATACGAACGATCAGAAGAACCTGGATAACCCGCACAAGGATCTGCGCCGGGCCCGCTCATGCGGCCAGTCGATCATCCCGACTTCGACAGGTGCAGCAAAAGCGCTCTCACTTGTGCTGCCTGAATTGGAAGGCAAGATCCATGGTATGGCGCTGCGTGTCCCGACACCGAACGTCTCACTCGTCGATCTGGTCGTCGACCTGAAGGAAGACGTAACGGCTGAACAGGTGAACGAAGCATTCAAGAAAGCATCCGGAAGCTCGATGAATGGCATCCTCGGCTTCACGATGGAACCGCTCGTTTCCATCGATTTCAATAACACGACAGACTCCGCGATCATCGACGGCCTGTCCACGATGGTCATCGGTGACCGAAAAGTCAAAGTGCTCGCCTGGTATGACAACGAGTGGGGCTACTCCGCGCGCGTCGTCGACCTGACGAAGAAAGTTGCGAAAGAACTGCGGGCTGGTGTCAGTGCATAA
- a CDS encoding DUF1294 domain-containing protein: protein MEVIALAWVAGMSVLTFVSMGYDKRQAVRRRRRVPEKRLWLFAAAGGGPGAYLGMQVFRHKTLHTQFRVGFLMLALLDAALLLYLFGFGMPALPQFS from the coding sequence ATGGAAGTCATCGCACTTGCCTGGGTTGCCGGGATGTCCGTATTGACGTTTGTCTCGATGGGATATGACAAAAGACAGGCAGTCCGCCGCAGACGGCGTGTCCCGGAGAAACGGTTATGGCTGTTCGCTGCAGCGGGGGGCGGTCCGGGTGCCTATCTGGGCATGCAAGTCTTCCGCCACAAGACGCTGCATACGCAGTTCCGGGTCGGTTTCCTGATGCTCGCCTTGCTCGATGCAGCCCTTCTCCTCTATCTTTTCGGCTTCGGTATGCCGGCACTTCCACAGTTCAGCTGA
- the coaE gene encoding dephospho-CoA kinase (Dephospho-CoA kinase (CoaE) performs the final step in coenzyme A biosynthesis.) gives MIIGLTGSIASGKSTVARMLKEKGLPIVDADEIARLVVEPGSPVLEDIKAAFGPRAIREDGAMNREYVGKLVFGDDAKRMQLNGIIHPAIRKELIAQKELYIEAGAETVVLDIPLLFENRLFEYVEKILVVSVSPEIQLERLMLRNGLTKAEAATRIASQLPVKEKEAGADAVIHNDGSLEETERQVDEVLTAWQVH, from the coding sequence ATGATCATCGGTCTGACGGGCAGCATCGCGAGCGGAAAGAGCACCGTCGCACGCATGCTGAAAGAAAAAGGACTTCCGATCGTTGACGCGGACGAGATTGCGCGTCTCGTCGTCGAACCCGGAAGCCCCGTTCTCGAAGACATCAAGGCTGCGTTCGGTCCCCGGGCCATCCGGGAGGACGGTGCCATGAACCGGGAGTATGTCGGGAAGCTTGTATTCGGCGACGACGCCAAGCGGATGCAGCTGAACGGGATCATCCATCCGGCCATCCGTAAAGAATTGATCGCCCAGAAAGAACTGTATATTGAAGCGGGGGCGGAAACGGTGGTCCTCGACATTCCGCTGCTGTTCGAGAACAGATTATTCGAGTATGTCGAGAAGATCCTGGTTGTGTCCGTAAGTCCGGAAATCCAGCTGGAGCGCCTTATGCTGCGGAACGGCCTGACGAAGGCGGAAGCGGCCACCCGTATCGCGTCCCAGCTGCCTGTGAAGGAAAAAGAGGCGGGGGCGGACGCTGTCATCCATAACGACGGCTCCCTGGAAGAGACGGAACGTCAAGTGGATGAAGTGCTGACCGCTTGGCAGGTGCACTGA
- the thrS gene encoding threonine--tRNA ligase, with translation MPESVQLKFPDGAVKEFPAGTTTEDVAASISPGLRKNALAGKLGEQLIDLKTPIEHDGDIAIITSQSPEALEILRHSTAHLLAQAVKRKFPDAKLGVGPAIENGFYYDIDSPTPITADDLPELEKEMKRIIGENLPVVRHTVTRAEAQKRFEEINDEYKQELLEAIPENEEVTIYEQGEFFDLCRGVHVPYTGKLKEFKLLSIAGAYWRGNSDNKMLQRIYGTAFFKKEDLNAHLKMLEEAKERDHRKIGRELDLFMNSQKVGQGLPLWLPKGATIRRVIERYIVDKEERLGYDHVYTPVLGSVDLYKTSGHWDHYQDGMFPVMSMDNEDLVLRPMNCPHHMMIYKNGIHSYRELPIRIAELGTMHRYEMSGALSGLQRVRGMTLNDAHIFVRPDQIKEEFQRTVQLIIDVYKDFNITDYSFRLSYRDPADTEKYFDDDAMWERAESMLKEAMDGMGLSYTEAIGEAAFYGPKLDVQVKTAIGMEETLSTVQLDFLLPERFDLTYVGEDGKQHRPVVIHRGVVSTMERFVAFLIEEYKGAFPTWLAPVQVEVIPVSPEAHFGYADNIREQLTAAGFRTDLDSRDEKIGYKIREAQVQKVPYMLVLGDKEIESETVNVRKYGEQKSESMSFTDFLDLLKQDTNRD, from the coding sequence ATGCCAGAATCAGTACAGTTGAAATTCCCGGACGGAGCCGTAAAAGAGTTTCCGGCTGGTACGACGACAGAAGATGTCGCCGCTTCGATCAGCCCGGGACTCCGGAAAAATGCACTCGCAGGAAAACTCGGCGAGCAGCTGATCGACTTGAAAACACCGATCGAACACGATGGGGACATCGCAATCATCACATCCCAGTCGCCGGAAGCGCTCGAAATCCTGCGGCACAGCACTGCACACCTGCTCGCGCAGGCTGTCAAGCGCAAATTCCCGGATGCAAAACTCGGTGTCGGGCCGGCGATCGAAAACGGGTTCTATTACGATATCGACTCCCCGACACCGATCACGGCAGACGACCTGCCTGAACTCGAAAAGGAAATGAAACGCATCATCGGAGAGAACCTGCCCGTCGTCCGCCATACGGTGACACGTGCGGAAGCGCAGAAGCGTTTCGAGGAGATCAACGACGAATACAAACAGGAACTGCTTGAAGCGATACCGGAGAACGAAGAAGTGACCATCTACGAACAGGGTGAATTCTTCGACCTGTGCCGCGGTGTCCACGTGCCATATACCGGCAAACTGAAGGAATTCAAACTGCTGAGCATCGCAGGAGCCTACTGGCGCGGAAATTCCGACAACAAGATGCTCCAGCGGATCTACGGTACGGCGTTCTTCAAGAAAGAAGACCTGAACGCCCACCTGAAGATGCTCGAAGAAGCGAAAGAGCGCGATCACCGTAAAATCGGACGCGAGCTCGACCTCTTCATGAACTCGCAGAAAGTGGGGCAGGGACTGCCGCTCTGGCTGCCGAAAGGCGCGACGATCCGCCGCGTCATCGAACGCTACATCGTCGACAAAGAAGAACGGCTCGGCTACGACCACGTCTATACACCGGTACTCGGCAGTGTGGACCTGTACAAGACTTCCGGCCACTGGGATCATTACCAGGACGGCATGTTCCCGGTAATGAGCATGGACAACGAAGACCTCGTACTCCGTCCGATGAACTGCCCGCACCATATGATGATCTACAAGAACGGCATCCACTCGTACCGCGAACTGCCGATCCGCATCGCGGAACTCGGCACGATGCACCGCTACGAGATGTCCGGCGCACTCTCAGGACTGCAGCGTGTCCGCGGCATGACACTGAACGACGCGCACATCTTCGTCCGTCCGGACCAGATCAAAGAAGAATTCCAGCGCACCGTCCAGCTCATCATCGACGTCTACAAGGACTTCAACATCACAGACTACTCCTTCCGCCTGTCCTACCGCGATCCGGCAGACACGGAAAAGTACTTCGATGACGACGCAATGTGGGAACGCGCGGAAAGCATGCTGAAAGAAGCGATGGACGGCATGGGGCTCAGCTACACCGAAGCGATCGGCGAAGCCGCATTCTACGGTCCGAAACTCGACGTCCAGGTCAAGACGGCAATCGGCATGGAAGAGACACTATCCACTGTCCAGCTCGACTTCCTCCTGCCGGAACGGTTCGATCTCACATACGTGGGCGAAGACGGAAAGCAGCACCGCCCGGTCGTCATCCACCGCGGTGTCGTCTCAACCATGGAACGCTTCGTCGCCTTCCTCATCGAAGAATACAAAGGCGCATTCCCGACATGGCTCGCACCGGTACAAGTCGAAGTCATCCCGGTCTCACCGGAAGCCCACTTCGGCTACGCCGACAACATCCGGGAACAGCTCACAGCAGCCGGCTTCCGCACCGACCTCGACAGCCGCGACGAAAAAATCGGCTACAAGATCCGCGAAGCCCAAGTCCAGAAAGTCCCGTACATGCTCGTCCTCGGCGACAAGGAAATCGAATCCGAAACCGTCAACGTCCGCAAATACGGCGAACAGAAATCCGAATCCATGTCCTTCACGGACTTCCTGGACCTGCTCAAACAAGACACCAACCGTGATTGA
- the infC gene encoding translation initiation factor IF-3, with translation MYVNEGIRARELRLIDHNGDQLGIKSRNEALDIAARANQDLVLVAPNAKPPVARVMDYGKFKFEQQKKEREVRKNQKIIQVKEVRLSPTIDEHDFQTKLRNGIKFLEAGDKVKASIRFRGRAITHKEIGQRVLDKFAEACKEVGTVEVRPKMEGRSMFLMLAPINEKK, from the coding sequence ATGTATGTGAACGAAGGAATTCGTGCCCGTGAACTTCGACTTATCGACCACAATGGTGATCAGCTCGGCATTAAATCCCGCAACGAAGCACTTGACATCGCTGCGCGTGCCAATCAGGACCTCGTCCTTGTCGCACCGAATGCGAAGCCGCCGGTAGCCCGCGTCATGGACTACGGGAAATTCAAGTTCGAGCAGCAGAAAAAAGAGCGGGAAGTCCGTAAGAACCAGAAGATCATCCAGGTCAAAGAAGTCCGGCTCAGCCCGACGATCGACGAACACGACTTCCAGACAAAACTCCGCAACGGAATCAAATTCCTCGAAGCCGGAGACAAAGTGAAAGCATCCATCCGCTTCCGCGGACGTGCAATCACGCACAAAGAGATCGGCCAGCGCGTGCTCGACAAATTTGCAGAAGCCTGCAAAGAAGTCGGAACAGTGGAAGTCCGTCCGAAAATGGAAGGCCGCAGCATGTTCCTGATGCTCGCCCCGATCAACGAGAAAAAGTAA
- the rplT gene encoding 50S ribosomal protein L20: MPRVKGGTVTRKRRNRVLKLAKGYFGSKHRLYRVANQQVMKSLNYAYRDRRQKKRDFRKLWITRINAAARANGMSYSTLMHGLKVAGVDVNRKMLADLAVTDTAAFAQFAATAKQSLSK, from the coding sequence ATGCCACGCGTAAAAGGTGGAACAGTGACGCGCAAGCGCCGTAATCGAGTATTGAAATTAGCGAAAGGGTATTTCGGTTCGAAACACCGTCTATACCGAGTAGCCAACCAGCAGGTCATGAAATCATTGAACTATGCATACCGGGACCGCCGCCAGAAGAAGCGGGACTTCCGTAAACTCTGGATCACACGTATCAACGCGGCTGCACGTGCCAATGGCATGTCATACAGCACACTGATGCACGGTCTGAAAGTTGCGGGCGTTGACGTGAACCGCAAAATGCTTGCAGACCTGGCTGTTACAGATACAGCAGCATTCGCTCAATTTGCAGCAACTGCAAAACAATCACTGTCTAAATAA
- the dnaI gene encoding primosomal protein DnaI: MERIGDAMKRVINAPALAARYDQLRDEVLADERIQQFVEEHAEEIDKQVIDRSLNKLYEYTTASHKCGDCPSLDGCINVMKGFEPLLVMNQGLIDVTYTRCPRKELDDEKRHVSKMLDSLYMPRDVMAAKLPDIDLYHDNSRLDIVDLAGRFITEYESTGSLPQKGLYIHGPFGTGKSFILGALANELASRQIRTVAVYLPEFLREIKQSIQDQSLNEKIDFVKKASVLMLDDIGAESMSAWSRDEVLGTILQYRMAEQLPTFFTSNFTLSELEHHMTYTQRGEKEPIKAARIMERIRMTSDPVKLSGKNRRG; the protein is encoded by the coding sequence TTGGAACGGATTGGAGATGCCATGAAACGCGTCATCAACGCGCCGGCACTGGCGGCCAGGTACGACCAGCTGCGTGATGAGGTACTGGCGGATGAACGGATCCAGCAGTTCGTCGAGGAGCATGCAGAAGAGATTGACAAGCAGGTGATCGACCGCAGCCTTAACAAACTCTATGAATATACGACGGCCTCGCACAAATGCGGGGATTGCCCGAGTCTCGATGGCTGTATCAACGTCATGAAAGGGTTCGAGCCGCTGCTCGTCATGAATCAGGGACTGATCGACGTGACGTATACCCGCTGTCCGCGAAAAGAACTTGATGATGAGAAACGCCATGTCAGCAAGATGCTCGACTCCCTGTACATGCCGCGTGACGTGATGGCGGCCAAGCTGCCGGATATCGACCTGTACCACGACAACAGCCGGCTCGATATCGTCGACCTTGCGGGACGGTTCATCACCGAATACGAATCGACGGGCAGCCTGCCGCAAAAAGGGCTCTACATCCACGGCCCATTCGGCACCGGTAAGTCATTCATCCTCGGGGCACTTGCGAACGAACTCGCAAGCCGGCAGATCCGGACCGTCGCCGTCTATCTGCCCGAATTCCTGCGGGAGATCAAACAATCGATCCAGGACCAGTCGCTGAACGAGAAGATCGATTTCGTGAAGAAAGCATCGGTCCTCATGCTCGATGACATCGGTGCCGAATCGATGTCCGCGTGGTCGAGGGACGAAGTGCTCGGGACGATCCTGCAGTACAGGATGGCGGAACAGCTGCCGACCTTCTTCACGTCCAACTTCACATTGTCCGAGCTCGAACACCATATGACCTACACGCAGCGCGGCGAAAAAGAGCCGATCAAAGCGGCGCGCATCATGGAACGGATCCGCATGACGAGCGATCCCGTCAAACTGTCGGGCAAAAATCGCCGCGGCTGA
- a CDS encoding dUTP diphosphatase, which produces MELEKLFTMQEALDTYIHQQHSLSTGDLFHEKVLALLVELSELANETRCFKFWSTKGPSERSVILEEYVDSIHFLLSLGIASGLTAFNDWDIESTSDSLTAVFLDTNRAILHFEADPTMHTYTGLWTQYGRIAEKLGFTPDEIIAAYIDKNETNYERQKSGY; this is translated from the coding sequence ATGGAACTTGAAAAATTGTTTACCATGCAGGAAGCACTTGATACATACATTCACCAGCAGCACAGCCTGTCGACAGGGGACCTGTTCCATGAAAAAGTGCTGGCACTGCTCGTGGAACTGTCCGAATTAGCAAATGAGACCCGCTGTTTCAAATTTTGGAGTACCAAAGGACCTTCCGAACGCTCGGTCATTTTGGAGGAATATGTGGATTCAATCCACTTCCTATTGTCACTCGGCATTGCATCCGGACTTACGGCCTTCAATGATTGGGACATCGAATCCACCTCCGATTCGCTGACTGCAGTATTCCTGGACACGAACCGGGCAATCCTCCATTTCGAAGCAGATCCCACCATGCATACCTACACGGGTCTTTGGACACAGTACGGCCGCATTGCAGAAAAACTCGGGTTCACACCTGACGAGATCATTGCCGCGTATATTGACAAAAACGAAACGAATTATGAGCGTCAAAAATCGGGATATTGA
- a CDS encoding replication initiation and membrane attachment family protein translates to MLYQELQPVDAYTLKPSASFSDYDRQLLSLFYQPLTGPEPISLFLTLWADAETNAARQFNHYHLMNHLSMSLPSVFQARISLEAIGLLRSYMCTEGDSRSFIYELLPPLDAEQFFHDPLLATFLFSKIGEQSYRELRARFSIEQPDMHNFKEVSRNFLDVYTPVNGNAHELLNDQPLKERKTAEGVPFDDSFFDFDMMMSGLSEQMVPRSAIAGISHQLIAKLAFLYSLSPLDMQKVIMMALDENLEVPEERLRRAATEFYKVNVSNTAPKLNKFYIPEDAPEPAGGQAPLTKQQELLAYFKRTSPRELLYDLIGSEPFSVDVKLAERLMNTHKLPFEVVNVLLHYIVLNNDGKITSGFAERVASHWAMKKVATAEEAMELSRKGLDETEQWKKEGSRSSGRSRKPAREEQVPDWFKEKEKSKEPAQQESADDAEAIETKRRALMARLESMRNGVN, encoded by the coding sequence ATGCTTTACCAGGAATTACAGCCGGTGGATGCCTATACGCTGAAGCCGTCCGCCTCTTTTTCGGACTATGACCGGCAGCTCCTCTCCCTGTTCTACCAGCCGCTGACCGGGCCGGAACCGATCAGCCTGTTCCTGACCTTATGGGCGGATGCCGAAACGAATGCCGCCCGTCAGTTCAACCACTACCACCTCATGAACCATCTGAGCATGTCGCTGCCGTCCGTTTTCCAGGCACGTATTTCGCTGGAAGCGATCGGTCTGCTGCGCTCCTATATGTGTACGGAAGGCGACAGCCGCTCGTTCATCTATGAACTGCTGCCGCCGCTCGATGCGGAACAGTTTTTCCACGATCCGCTGCTGGCGACGTTCCTGTTCAGCAAAATCGGGGAACAGTCCTACAGGGAACTGCGCGCCCGGTTCTCAATCGAACAGCCCGATATGCACAATTTCAAGGAAGTCTCCAGGAACTTCCTGGACGTCTACACACCCGTCAATGGCAATGCGCACGAACTGCTGAACGACCAGCCGCTGAAAGAGCGTAAGACAGCGGAAGGCGTGCCGTTCGATGACAGCTTCTTCGACTTTGATATGATGATGAGCGGTCTGTCGGAACAGATGGTGCCGCGCAGCGCAATCGCAGGGATTTCGCACCAGCTGATCGCGAAGCTCGCATTTCTTTATTCCCTGTCACCGCTCGATATGCAGAAAGTGATCATGATGGCGCTGGACGAAAACCTCGAGGTACCCGAAGAACGGCTGCGGCGGGCGGCGACCGAGTTCTATAAGGTCAACGTCTCGAACACGGCGCCGAAACTCAACAAGTTTTACATCCCTGAAGATGCGCCCGAACCGGCAGGCGGACAGGCGCCGCTGACGAAGCAGCAAGAACTATTGGCGTACTTTAAACGGACGAGCCCCCGCGAACTGCTTTATGACCTGATCGGTTCTGAACCGTTTTCGGTGGATGTCAAACTGGCGGAGCGGCTCATGAACACTCATAAGCTGCCGTTCGAAGTTGTCAACGTCCTGCTGCACTATATCGTGCTGAACAACGACGGCAAGATCACGAGCGGTTTCGCGGAGCGTGTCGCCTCCCACTGGGCGATGAAAAAAGTCGCGACTGCGGAAGAAGCGATGGAGCTCTCCCGAAAAGGGCTTGACGAGACGGAACAATGGAAGAAGGAAGGCTCCCGCTCATCCGGCAGAAGCCGGAAACCGGCCAGGGAAGAGCAAGTGCCGGACTGGTTCAAAGAAAAGGAAAAAAGCAAAGAACCTGCACAGCAGGAATCCGCCGATGATGCCGAAGCGATTGAAACGAAACGCAGGGCACTCATGGCGAGACTGGAATCGATGCGGAATGGGGTGAACTAA
- the mutM gene encoding bifunctional DNA-formamidopyrimidine glycosylase/DNA-(apurinic or apyrimidinic site) lyase — translation MPELPEVEGVVRALAPVASGRTIRRVAISETVIRSKEAGKEAIVKGMPVGQFTSQLAGWTIDSIERRSKYIYIHLSREASCRLLVSHLGMTGAWFAVGSVEDIREQKFRNHIHAVFEMEDGGLLVYSDIRRFGELRLLTCAEDHPSLLEMAPEPFDDEAESFFIHKAETPAFRKKAIKEVIMDGRVISGCGNIYATEALFRTGIHPKRTAGRISEARKRQLFREIAAVLRESIDAGGSSISDYRNINGEAGSMQDRLQMYGRKTCPVCGAQTAAVQIAGRTSTYCKKCQH, via the coding sequence ATGCCGGAATTACCGGAAGTCGAAGGGGTCGTCCGGGCGCTCGCACCTGTGGCGAGCGGCAGGACGATCCGGCGTGTCGCCATTTCCGAGACGGTCATCCGTTCGAAAGAGGCCGGGAAAGAAGCGATTGTCAAAGGGATGCCTGTCGGACAGTTCACCAGCCAGCTGGCCGGCTGGACGATCGACAGCATTGAGCGCCGCAGCAAGTATATCTACATCCATCTGTCCAGAGAAGCCAGCTGCCGCCTGCTCGTCAGCCATCTCGGCATGACTGGAGCGTGGTTCGCGGTCGGCTCGGTCGAAGATATCCGGGAACAGAAATTCCGGAATCATATCCACGCCGTGTTCGAAATGGAGGACGGTGGACTGCTTGTCTATTCGGATATCCGCCGGTTCGGTGAATTACGTCTGCTGACTTGTGCGGAAGATCATCCGTCGCTTCTCGAAATGGCACCTGAGCCGTTCGATGATGAGGCAGAGTCCTTTTTCATCCATAAAGCGGAAACGCCGGCATTCCGTAAAAAGGCGATCAAGGAAGTGATCATGGACGGACGTGTAATTTCAGGCTGCGGCAATATTTACGCGACAGAAGCACTGTTCCGGACAGGAATCCATCCCAAACGGACAGCCGGCCGGATAAGCGAAGCGAGGAAACGGCAGCTGTTCCGGGAAATCGCGGCCGTCCTGAGGGAAAGCATCGACGCAGGGGGCAGTTCCATTTCGGACTACCGCAACATCAACGGCGAAGCAGGTTCGATGCAGGACAGGCTGCAGATGTACGGGCGGAAAACCTGTCCTGTCTGCGGCGCCCAGACGGCGGCCGTCCAGATTGCGGGACGCACATCGACATACTGCAAGAAATGCCAGCATTGA